TTTGAGCTTTTGGTGACTCGTAAGTCTGAGACCAACTGCATAGATCTCGAGGAGACGAATATGCCCTTCGGTTTTCGTACTAAATGACGTTGTAAAGTTCCCACTTGGGTCTGGAAAGCCGAGTGTCTAGAGCGGACCGAGATCCTGGGCAATAGACTTCATCTGGACCGTTTATTTTAGATGGAcggtaaaaaaattaagttaaaaaaaaaggagggatGGTTGGTGGTTGTTAGGGTGGCAGCCACTCCAAATGGTGGTTCGGAGATGAAGTTTGGACATGCCTTTCCCTGTAGTTTTGGCAGTTTCATTATTTATGCCCATTTATTCTTGCTACACTAACTAATGAATCCTCCTTTAATGAAGTTCAGAGTTAATTTCTTCTGGGTGTTGGAAGTTACTTATacagagcatttttttttaaattttgacaaagAGAGGACGgaactttttattttgtgtcacTTGGGAAGTGAATTGAATTAACACAATAGAGGTTAGCACTTATATCTCACATGATCTGTTAATTGCATGGTTTGACCATGGTGCTTTAGGACTAGGACAATAACTTGCTTATGCTTTCTTAATTCTTATGGTTTGCTAAGGATAATGAGGTTGTTTGTAGCTCTGTCTCTACAAATGAGATCATGGCCTGAATCATGGACCCaatattagagagagagaactaaTAATCACATGATCTGTTATGGTACCCTCTTGTACCAAAAAAATGTTGGTAATTTGCCTATTAGTCATCGTAACTAAATCTCCGTGTAATTGTTATGGTAATATTGAATCACTCTTAGATAAATATGAAAGCTAATAGTTTTTACTTGGAAGTAATGTCCATTCAGGTGCAATTCATAGATCACACTCCAATGCTTCTCAGAGTTGTAAATATGAAACTGCCCGACACTTTTGTGTGGCTACAGTCACCTAACGTCATCTAGGAACTTAAACTTTCTTTCGCATGTCATATCTTTTGACTTGAGTTCTTTTTAAGGCTTGTATTCATATAAAGTATAGATCGAAAACTTAAAAATCTTGAGATGATTTtgcatttctttatttattagtAACCATTGTAGTGATAAAATCTTAGTAAGGCTAAAGTAATTGTACCATATGGATCAGAGTGAACCCTTTTGCAGGCTTAACATGATAATTTGGGTGAGGCTGAGGAAATTATTGTCTTGCGACTTGCTTTAGTGAGACTCGCACTTCAAATAATGTAGAGCAGAATTTTAGAGTACCGCTATTAATGAGGTATGCATAACTTAGGGCTTGGTAATAAAAGCATGCTAGTTCTACAAGAGTAGATGAGATAAGAAGCTGAGAAGTGAAAATTCTGATACCTCAAGATGAGGAAATTTTAGTCATTATGAAAAAAGATGCAAAAGAACGTGAGGTTAAAAACCTCTGAAGACATGAATAGAATTAGCGTGGATAGTCCTGATTCCTGAAGTATGCATTGCAAATTGTGGAATAGGGACTTTGGACATGATACTTACACCATAGGACCTGCAACAGAGTCCCAGTGCCCAAGATGGCATCTTGTTAAGATGATGAGAAATTTTTGGAATAGGATTATTCCTTTTTGACATTGCACAATCATATTTGTAAAAAGTGTAATGCATTTGAGGCTGAAAAGGTGCATGGTTCTTTTACCCTCAAGTAGAAGCAATCTGATTTCTTGTAATGTAATTATGTTGTGGCTTCATGTGAAATTCCAGTCAAATTTGTGGTTATCCTTCAACTCTTTTGTATGCTTTATTGCCACTAATCATTTTCAATTACATGTAGGGATGCAAGCCCATTGAACGAATGGATGTGATCGGTGGATCTGCTGCAGCAAGCCCGTGCTCATCTTACCAACCAAGTCCCTGTGCTTCATACAACCCAAGTCCAGGCTCCTCTTCCTTCCCGAGCCCAGCTTCCTCTTATGCTGCTAATCTGAATTCTGATGGCAGTTCCCTCATCCCGTGGCTCAAAAATCTCTCATCCGGGTCATCATCAGCCTCCTCTTCCAAGTACCCTCATCTCTATAGCCATGGTGGTTCAATTAGTGCTCCTGTCACCCCTCCATTGAGCTCCCCAACTGCTCGCACACCCCGATTCAAAACCGATTGGGATGACCAGTCTGCCCGTCCGGGCTGGGCTGGGCAGCACTATCCCTTCCTTCCATCTTCTACTCCACCAAGCCCTGGACGCCAAATTGTTCCTGATCCAGAATGGTTTGCTGGTATTCGAATCCCGCAGGGTGGGCCAACTTCTCCAACATTCACTCTCGTCTCTTCAAACCCATTTGGCTTCAAGGAAGAGGCTTTAGCTGGTGGTGGATCTCGCATGTGGACTCCTGGACAAAGTGGGACATGCTCTCCTGCCATTGCAGCAGGCTCTGATCACACTGCTGACATTCCTATGTCTGAAGCAGTATCGGATGAGTTTGCATTTGGAAGCAACACAGCAGGACTAGTGAAGCCATGGGAAGGAGAAAGGATTCATGAAGAGTGCGGATCAGATGATCTAGAGCTCACTCTGGGGAGCTCGAGGACCAGGTGTGTTGGTATGAACATGTGATAAGATAGATAGTCTGAATAGTTTGTTTACTTACTTGAACCATGTTATACTGCAGGTAAATGATTGCACAAGTGCAAGAATCAATGGTACCTTTGTATAAACTCTGAGCTGTTTAAGAAAAAGAGTAACAAAACGAGATCGAGATCGAGATGAACACAACCAGTAGGtctatttatttcatattttcttttattttttcagatttTATTTGTCTGTAAGTTATATATAGTTAGTTCTTGAAGGTGTGGGGTGTTTTTACAACCCGTTTCTCTGTTTAAACTAATTTCATTGAAAGGACTGATATACGTGTATGCATGAGCTACCATTTACTTGATTTGCCGTTGGAAGTGATGCTCAAGGACTAGAAAAAAGGACTAAAAGACTTCTTTACTGTAACTCAGTGGCCAAACCTTTTGTGAAAATTTGGATAGAGAAGATTTTTACCTTGTCCTTCGGTATATTCTTTGACATCGTAATGTCATCTGCATGTTATTCAGTCCACTTCCTCTTTAAGGGTAttgttgcttctttttttctttaaaaaaaaaagtctttaagGCAATTATTTCAATCCATCTTTATTTGTTACTTTTACGAGTGAGATATTTGTCAATAAAGAAGGAAGCACTTTTTAGACAAAGAAAATGGATGTGGGCCAAACCACTAAGCTTATCTCTTTGAGTGCCCTTTCTACTTTCTTTTGACCAAAGTAAAACCAATTGGTAGAGATggggttatttttattattttttttttcttcttataaaaGATAAGAATGCCCACATtccatacattttttttaataaagcattgAACCTTTTTTCATGTGAGCTAGCTAAACTACAATCTTCAATCCTTAAAAATCCTATCACTCTCTATTGTAAATGGTAATTACAAGAAAAGTTAGATTAtgagataaattttttacaattattttttttaatgctactttttggGTTTCATTAAAAGTGAGGAACTATTTTGTttcacaaaaaaacataaatgatcGTAAAATAGGTATATAAAGGTGAGGAAATATTTTACTCCacaaaaaatggaaatgaacacgttttattttgttataaatgaaaaataaagaaagtaaattATATAGTATAGACAGtctatatatattgagaaatgaaagaaaaccctccgtttatatatagtttttcttcccagtcattttttttttttgtttaatttttaaataattttgtatcaaATAACCTTATGTACTTAAATCAGCTAGAAGATGGGCCCACTTACTATTTCCATTTCGTGGGTCCAATCCAACcaataatttcaaaaccaaaaaaaatgtGTTGAACCATCATCTCAGGTCTATCTCACAATTATAATGAGCTCTATTTTCATGTCGCTATTATGTTGTTTTTAAAAGACATGATGAGACCCTCTTTCTGAGGTCTGTCCACATTTCTTTCCgatattccaatttttttttttcttaagcaaattacattattaaaaaattacattattaaAAGGAANNNNNNNNNNNNNNNNNNNNNNNNNNNNNNNNNNNNNNNNNNNNNNNNNNNNNNNNNNNNNNNNNNNNNNNNNNNNNNNNNNNNNNNNNNNNNNNNNNNNNNNNNNNNNNNNNNNNNNNNNNNNNNNNNNNNNNNNNNNNNNNNNNNNNNNNNNNNNNNNNNNNNNNNNNNNNNNNNNNNNNNNNNNNNNNNNNNNNNNNNNNNNNNNNNNNAGAAGGAAGATAGAACTCCAACACTAACTCTAATACAGTCAATATAATGTTTTAGTACATGAAAGCAACTTAGGAAATGGGAAAATATATAGTCGtgttcaatgtttttttttttttttggcacacaACGCAAGTAAAGGGCTATAGGAATCGGAAATTTTTAAGGTCGTACTGCGGCGGCAGTAAGAAAACTTAAAAACCATAACAGATAAGATAACACTAAGGATGATTAGACTGAAGCTACTAAAGAGGAGCTCTACTATGATGTCTGACTAGGAAAGTACACTGCGAATGATACTTTTAAGGAATGTCTGATTTGGATATGACAATTTTAATAGACAAAAAGTGGGTACCGACAATAGAGGGGAATTTGAAGCATGGAGAGAGTAAAAAAACTGCAATATGAAACTAAGAGAGATGGTGGCTTGTGTAGCCCACGTGTATCGGGGTGACATGTGAGGGACACATGTCGTGGCTGATACTTGGTTATGTATCTTCAATTATGATTCAACAATGGCAAAAACCTATGTGGTGCTAATAAGCGTTCAATGAAAATACTAAGCTAATAAGGTAGTGCCAATGTGTGTTATAGCAATACTTAAGCATTTCTCTTCACACCTtgtcagttaaaaaaaaaaaaaaaaaagaaaaaaaaaagagaagaagaagaagaagagaaaactGTTAAATTGGTCCCCACAATTAaagattttaaactttttaaagctaaatacactaaattaagggtttttgaagtttaggagaatgattgcaaaagtgttGAAAGTTAAAAGAGAGTTCAGTGAAATTTGCCCTAAATAATAGtttcaattgaaaacattttaccaGAGAAAACTTTTTAcatcaaaataaacacaacctTATTGGATAAATTTTTTCTGTAGTATGCCTCCAACACCCATCGAATAGTCTCTTATTAAGCCAGTTTTCAGCTTCgcaatttatttcaaaaacctTGTGAAGTGTCTTATTAATCAATTTCCAAATTCCCTCATTATTCCACGTTCACTTGACTATTTCCATGTAAATTCATTCTTTGAATGACACTctctaataaaaaatcatttactcTTCCACAAGTAAATAGACCTCATGCACACACAAGTAAATAGAcctcattcaattttttattttatttatttattttcttttcaatcatTTGAACTCTGACCAGTTCTCCACGAAGTCCCAAAGCAAACCCTCACTAGTATTTCATTCTCTAAGAGAGAGCAAATagttttacttaaaaaaaaaacaaaaaaacaaaaagatatgtaatttgttttattaattaccAAACCAATCAATACTGCCCTCTTTAGCAATGAGCTTTAAGTTGCTCAACCATACGAATTATATGTACAGGCAGTGGTTTCCACGAGTTCAACACGCACCTAATTTATAATTCAATTGGAatttccacaattcttttagctGTACAACCAATAGGCTCATGTATAtcaaatagagtaatgctagactCTTATGTGACTACTACACAATTTGATGATATGGCGATGAAAAACCAATGACTTTGCCACATCATTTCAGTTGTAAAACAGTTGTATAACGgtatactaaataacattatttaatcaaataataaagtaaaatttAGTGAAGGAGAAGAATGGTAAGAATCTATACATGGTGTGAGCCTCCTCTCCAACAAATGCTTTTCTCAGGAGGAAACAGCGAACCCAAAACCTGAGGGTTAGCTCTCAAGCTTCTCAAATAGATTGGAAAGAGCCTGATAAAGACTAGCAGCAGCAGGAGGTGTAGGCAAAGACCCAAGAAGAATATCTTCTGCACTGATGGATGGGTTACCATAAAATCTGGAGTTTTCTTGGGATCGGGTTGTGACTATGCTACCTTCAAGTGAGCACCCAATAAATGCACCTGTAAAGTCGATCATGAATGTCATTAGTCCATTGCATGAGTGAATCCAGAAGCTGCAGCTTCTTGGCCATACACGTGGTCATGATTCTGAGGGATTTTAGCAGGGATGTTGAATGTTATTTGCAAGTAATGataaatataattgaaaagaaaaacattccTAAAAAAGTCTCAGATGTGAAGGGCACATCCATTGAAAACCATAATGATGCTTAAATTAACTTTAAggacattttttttatagaggCATAGGCAAGATTTGCTGTGCAGCTGTGGTGAGTGGAATATATCAATAACtagattttcattttataaagGCAACAGAACCAGTAAAAGCTCAAAGTGATAAAAACTAACCTTTACTGCAGCTGTATGTATAGCAAGCAGCATAACCACCATCACCAGCACGCACATCAGCTTCAGCAGCCCGTCCAACGGTGCCAGCAGCTGCACTCAGACCAGCTCCAACTGAGAAATGCATATTTCCACTGAATGTTTCGACGGCACTTTTGGTTCTCAATACAATTATTAAATCTGCCAATTCTCCTCCAGCCTGTTTGTTATTGAAACAGATACTAAGCTTCATCAGATGAAATCAACTACAGGCAAAGGAATGTTGATGTAGGATCAACAATAATCACATAAATCACACAGTGAAAGTCggacaaagagaagaaaaagaagctggGGGGGGGGGATGTGGAAGAAAGAGAATCAAttccattctttttttattccatTAAGTCTGACTCCATTagagtatattatatatttaagtaGATTGACTAAACCCTAATCTAGGGCAACacccatttattgaattactaAAAACACAATTGACTCTtgaaaatcaaataaaacataaaactaaataCTACTAACCCCCCAATTATTAGACCTACATAAAACTAAATTAAGGTAAAAGTTGTGTCTTGCCCCTAGCATCATTCTCCCCTGATCAGAGAAAATTCGATcttgaattttgaaatattgaaaGGTTGAAAATATATTCTAAGAAAATTTAGGGTCCAAGCCCAACCTCTCAAGTCTTAAAAAGCCAGCATCAATCTGACATGTAGGCAGCAAGtgtccaaaactttttttttttttttttttttaatgggccAGTAACATGTGAAGCTGAGTGGTCTGATTTGAAACAAAGACTACTTACGTGCATCAAACCACAGGCCAAAGACTTCTCAACAAACAAAGACCAAGGGCTTGTGTCAATGGTAGTAGCGAGGTTGGCCAGAGTGAGCAGCAACTGGAAGTTAGATGATGTGGAAGTCGCGTGGGTGCTTTACGCCCAATCATTCCAGATAACACTTGCATCCTCTGTATTACCGCAGCTATTGGCAAAGAGTTAGCCGATGCTTATACTTGATGATTGCGATGATTGAATGGGACAGAGGTGCAGGATTCGTTGATTGAGATTCACAGGTGTCGCGTGAAGCCAGTGGCCAGGACGTCTAACGCAAAGCTTCCAGGAGCAGCAGTAACCAGTGGATAGGTAGGAAACATTGATGGTGGTGTGGGTTTGTCAAAAGGTCGGGGCTTTGGGTTGGGATCCTGGTGCCGACGGCAATTGGGTGATGTGGAGGATTGCGAAGTGTCGTTGATGGATCGTGGTTCTGGGTTGTGTTCACTTTGATGGGTGGAGACTATTGCAATGGGGCTTCAACAACCCCATGTTTTTCTTTGGATTGGGTGGTGGTATGGTTACGCCATGCAACATAACCATTGATGGCTGTCGATGTGGTGGCTTGCAACGAGTCGATGGTGGATTGTGAGTTCTAGGTAGGCTGGTTCTGATGGGATGACTGTCTGAGATGGATTTTTTTTCAGGCCTTTGCAACAGTTTTGGGTGTCTTGATATTATACATTAATTCTTTTAATGGTACATCTTCTTATTGAAAACATTGTAACCCAAGCATGAACAGTCAACTTTAATATTCCACATTGTATTAAAAGtaggaaacaaaaaaatgcaGACCCCCCTAAAGCTCTATGCTATAACTATTTTGTTGACCAATATGATGGATGTGAACTTGTACAATCTTGTATATgttcatattatattaatttatgaGTCAGCAAATTTCAATTCCTGAACTTGTCTTACTAGTTTTACTTTCAATTCTAACCATTTATGTCGTGTATTAAGCAGATCCCTAAAAATAGTTGGAGATAGGCAGTCAAACTCTATAGATAAAACATTTATACCTGAGCTCCCCATCCAACGCCAAAGGAAGAAATGGCAGATGGTGGAGACCAAGATCCATCTTCCCTTCGAGCAACAACTAGCCCTGTTCCAATGTTGTATGTCACCATCACACCAACCTTTGCACTAGTAAGGATAGCTAGGCCTCTTGCATGTTTCAAAATAGCATCTGGTATGGACTTTTCAGGCTTCAGAGTGCCAACCTGAGCATTGGTATTACAGTATGTTAAGAATACAAGAGATCGAAAAATCAAATTAGCATTCTACCGGAAGTGTTTTAGAACTTCATTAACagacttttctttatttttaattcaatagaAAAGAGCAACAATATATAGAAGTAATGACCAGCACAAGTGCCCAAGGCTATTGAAAGTCCTTCAAGATATGCAGTTCCCATTCAGAGAAATAGCtctaacaaaacatatatatgtatagagCTATAGAACTTCTCAAAAAGACACTCGAAGTTGGGAGAaccaccccccccccctccaACAAATCAAGCTGCTATATGCTAACAGTTTTttgaaaactcttttcaaaaaacaaaacacatttttttgaaaacttctCACACCttaatatttgaagaaaaatacatgtttatttttCCAGGTTTGGAGGTTTGCTTATTACttgcaaataataatattaataataacaataaagttattaaattattaaaaaataaattaaaaaaagaaaaaagaaaaagaatagaatAAAGAGATGGTTGTACAGCCACCCCCAATGAAGGTGTGGTTGTGCAGCCACCAGAACAGGACAAGATTGGCTACGCGATTAGAGGTAGCCATGCAGCCACTCTAACAGAATAGAGGTGTCCATGCGGCTACCCCTTCCCCTCTGTTGAGAGGCCGTATGACCAcctctacttttttctttttataaataagaaGTCAGTCTCCacactttaaaaataaacatgtattttttattttttatttttatttctgaGCTGTTGAATGATTGCCTTAAGTTCAATGGCGTCAAGCATCAATCTAACTGAATTCAGGAAACTACCCACAGAACTGAAGTGCTACCTTGTTATAACCCAGAATGGTGTTTGTAGCCTTATAAATCTCATTTTCCATGGACTGGCCCCATGGAAAATTAAGCCATGATCTCAATGTACTTAGGTCTGTCAAATCATGGGTTGGCAACTGAGCAGCACGACTTGTTTGATCAATCAAGTATGATTGGACAGACTCAAGCCGCACGAAGCATACATCGCAGACTCGTTCAGGGTTCTCAGTACGGAACTTTGGGGGCAACAAACACCTCCCTTTAGAGCACCTGTTACAGAATATCCCTCCACAAAAACGACAGTGATGCCTAGAGCATATGATAGGATGAAACCGCACATTGCATAGCATACAAGCAGAGGCAGCACTGTCAGCCAACCACTTTGGAGGCCCTGCTTCAAGAATTTCCTTTATGTTACCAAAATTGGCCTCTGTAAGGGTCTGAGCCATCTCTTTCCAAGCTTGCTCAAGAATACGCTCTGATGGACTAGAAATCTTACATCCATGGACACCACCAGAAGCAATAGCGGACACTTTCCCTCGAGCTGCAAATAACATCTCAGTAACCACATCCCACATGGTCAGCTCCGTATTTGCTCCACCAAACTGATTCCAACCCATGTCCTCATCAGGGATATATCCCCCATTCTCACATGAACCTCTACTCCATTCTTCATGCTCACTCTCAGACATAGGTGGAACAGAGACAGGTATCCAAATCCCAGTTTCTTCAGAAAGTGGTGTATCATAGTAAAAAATTTTACCCTGTTTCCTATGGTCAGCACTTGAGACAATTTGCACATCATTTACACCCCTGGTCCCATGAGGCATTTCATTTCCACAATTTCCCAGCTGCGTCTTTTCTTCTTGTTCAAAATCATCAGTTGATATCAAATCACCCTTTTCTCTGCATTCCTCCACTTCCTTAGAAACCTAATCGCCAACATCCAGGAAAAAGATCAATTTGTTAATCAGAAATATCAACAAATTTCAACAaggaaaaaaagcaaaattttaAAGTACACATTCTGTAACATTATTTACATTGCACACATCTGGCACATAAACAATCTAAATTAGGTATGATGTTACCATGCTGATAAATGATTCCACCCAATTAAGGAAGCAAATAAGAAGCACATTGAGATCTTGCCGAAATGTGAAAGATTAATTCCATTCCTcatggagatttttttttttttttttcctttttttgtttgtttgtttgtaagtaaTAAGAATTGTTCTAAAGAGAGGAGTAAATTGATTAACAAAAGTTCTCATAAAGCTTACAAACTAAATTCTCACAGGGACAGGTTTGGATAAGATAATACTAACTAATGATTGTATTTCTTCAGTATGTAACCTTGGTTAGAGGATAATACATTAATCATCAAAGTTGCTGCAAGATCCTGAAATGACAAAAGGAAGCGCTAAATGCACCACGTTTTCAGGTTAATTGCACTATAAAAGCTCACTTTATGCGCTTCCAATGATTTAAATCATGCTTATCCTCAACTTGATGCGTCTTTCACTTAAGAACTCCCAAAATTGGGACTATATTTTCAAGACCTCTAATTCATACTCCCTTGAAAGCAGTGTAAAGTTCCAATAACTAGTAAAATCCAAGGTAACCACACTTTTTGTAACATTCTCAAGCACTTCCTGGAACTTTTCTTGGTTTTCTAAAATGGACTTCTACTATTCCTTGCCTGCTTCTCCACTATGTTTCTTGAGCATCAACAttttcctcatatatatatattccaaggGCTGAGCTTCTCTCTCTGACAATTCAAATTGCCAAATAACAATAACTACCTAATTTGTAATTAACACGCTCTAAATGAATAACACATAAAGATGCATATGCATGCAACTAATTTGCTAACCAAAATCAGCAACAATAAAGTAAATTATATGTAGTATTATGGGTTCCATTTCATATACCATTCCCAATTGATAACATCATTACCATCTCTATTCGGGGCTTGCCGAAATGTCTATTCATAGCTAGATGATATTTTACATATGCTTTTAAATTGATTGATTAGATTTGGCTGTGTGTAGTTTATTAATCATCTCAAAATGGGCAAGTCTTCATTGAAATTCATAAGCATGGTGGAAATATGTTTTGATACTAAGCagagaatattattattatgcatATATTTATAAGTATATATTATACGCCCATGACCAAGTTGATTACTTGGAAACAGATATCACCTATTACTGGCTGTGGATTGTGATTTAATCAACTAATCATTACATAGCAGAAACCTTAGTTTGATCCCCAAGAATACTGTAATAGAATTCTAAGTTTAGaactttttacaattttcaCAGTTTGGGAACCTCAAAACGACATAACTTGAACAAATATTTGGCTGTTTTACAGTTCTAGGAAAACCCAATACAAATTCCCCAAAGGACAAAGCATATGAAACAAAGAGGAATTTGCGTTAGCTCGattttctcatcaaccaaaAAGAGGGTTAGACAAAgtgtaaataaaaatataggcagagatatataaaacaaagagaGATTGTATTACCCGCTGAGAAAGGAATTTAGGTTGGTAGTCTTCGAACTCAATCTTAGGGTATCGGACGTAACCCTCCATGGTCGCCCCGCTCTGAGACACAGAGGGACTACGAATCACGCTGTTCTGTTTTAGAAGAGCAATGTAGACCTACATCTCATTGGCGAAGACATTGGAGAGCACTTCAATCGCGCGGACACGGGCTGTCGTCCTGATGCGTTAACAaaatgtgaaatagctaagagCACTCCCTTAGTTATTTCATATTTAACATATGGAAAACTTCATAAAGCCCCCTATCTTTCAACCGTTTTGACATACTtctgaatttttaaaactctcatttaggtcTCATGAACTTTAATTTTCTCTTACTTTAgacccttttaacttttttatacccattttaccctcaaccaaaactacatcgttttggactctaaaactacaccgttttgggcttcaaaactacatcaccacctaacccaaaatgacgtcgttttgatcataatattaaaaaaaaaaaaaatttgggggtggcttcagccacccttGGCCGGTTTGGGGTGACTAGACCACctccttggccatgggggtggtccgaccacctaaaaggcaaaaaaaaaaaaaaaaaacgtgggAGGCGGAGGGATCGGGTGCATTTGGAGGTGGCAAggggctgggggtggtttcggccacccccgaTCAgccagggggtggctggaggccaaaaatggggtggttcggccaccggaccaccccattttggctaAGGGGGTGGGTCCcgatttctttttatttatttatttattttgcttttattttttttaaaaaaataaataaataaaattaatgcctaaaacgatatcgttttgggctgggtaggtgttgtagttttaggatacaaaacgacgtagttttgggagggtaaaattggtataaaaagtcaaattgtttgactttaacgttaaaagggtccaaagtgacagaaaaccaaagttcatggggcctaaatgagagttttagAAATTCAGGGAGGCATGTCAAAACGGctggaagtttaggggggttttctgaagttttccccatttctttaaatttttaacaaaattaacaaaaaataaaataaaaaaataaaatcatttatcaaaatttttattcaaaattaaatttaacatttattttaactcatctccaaatataaagatgccccccaaaaaaaaagctatttattttttaatattattttggttgttagGATGGTATTTGTAAATCTCTTATATGGAATCAAAGTTAGTGAGTTTCATGGCAATTgcatttattaataaaaaataatatttatttaaagttgagaaatatttagagagtttgatatatggtagttttaaaaagtgactagttaaataaataaaaaatgtacattttcaaagttaaatttagaaaaattttaaagagtttGATGGGAATGCTCTCagagcttgtttggaattgagtttgaaaaatagagtttttaagtcaaaaagagcttttgagcaaaagatttatttttaagcttttgctaaaagtgtttttttgctattttttaaagttttttagacccttaaaagcgct
This genomic interval from Corylus avellana chromosome ca3, CavTom2PMs-1.0 contains the following:
- the LOC132173692 gene encoding BES1/BZR1 homolog protein 4-like, producing MTSGSRLPTWKERENNKKRERRRRAIAAKIFAGLRMYGNFKLPKHCDNNEVLKALCNEAGWTVEPDGTTYRKGCKPIERMDVIGGSAAASPCSSYQPSPCASYNPSPGSSSFPSPASSYAANLNSDGSSLIPWLKNLSSGSSSASSSKYPHLYSHGGSISAPVTPPLSSPTARTPRFKTDWDDQSARPGWAGQHYPFLPSSTPPSPGRQIVPDPEWFAGIRIPQGGPTSPTFTLVSSNPFGFKEEALAGGGSRMWTPGQSGTCSPAIAAGSDHTADIPMSEAVSDEFAFGSNTAGLVKPWEGERIHEECGSDDLELTLGSSRTR
- the LOC132175834 gene encoding uncharacterized protein LOC132175834, whose amino-acid sequence is MEGYVRYPKIEFEDYQPKFLSQRVSKEVEECREKGDLISTDDFEQEEKTQLGNCGNEMPHGTRGVNDVQIVSSADHRKQGKIFYYDTPLSEETGIWIPVSVPPMSESEHEEWSRGSCENGGYIPDEDMGWNQFGGANTELTMWDVVTEMLFAARGKVSAIASGGVHGCKISSPSERILEQAWKEMAQTLTEANFGNIKEILEAGPPKWLADSAASACMLCNVRFHPIICSRHHCRFCGGIFCNRCSKGRCLLPPKFRTENPERVCDVCFVRLESVQSYLIDQTSRAAQLPTHDLTDLSTLRSWLNFPWGQSMENEIYKATNTILGYNKVGTLKPEKSIPDAILKHARGLAILTSAKVGVMVTYNIGTGLVVARREDGSWSPPSAISSFGVGWGAQAGGELADLIIVLRTKSAVETFSGNMHFSVGAGLSAAAGTVGRAAEADVRAGDGGYAACYTYSCSKGAFIGCSLEGSIVTTRSQENSRFYGNPSISAEDILLGSLPTPPAAASLYQALSNLFEKLES